Proteins from a genomic interval of Brachybacterium vulturis:
- a CDS encoding N(5)-(carboxyethyl)ornithine synthase: MENERRLPLHPHHLDRIDADVRARMIVERGYAADFQLDPGYIESRVGRVAERAEVIASADVLLLPKPQAADVAAIPEGRVLWGWPHCVQDAQMTQTAIDRRLTLIAFEAMNHWTRRGDFSLHVLHKNNELAGYCSVLHALSLRGSTGDYGPRLSAVVIGFGATARGAVTALKAQGIHGIQVLTQRGVSAVGSPIHSAHITQLNTGDGPVHLSTVLTADGDVLLPDFLASHDIVVNCTLQDVAAPLTYLRTQDLERFPAGRLIIDVSCDEGMGFEWARPTEFEDPMFTVGQGVNYYAVDHSPSYLWNSATWEISEALLPFLRTVIEGPPAWMADQTISRAIEIHDGEVRNPSILAFQGRDSAYPHPRTAELS, encoded by the coding sequence ATGGAGAACGAGCGACGACTTCCCCTGCATCCTCACCACCTGGACCGGATCGACGCCGACGTGCGGGCGCGGATGATCGTCGAGCGCGGCTACGCCGCCGATTTTCAACTGGATCCCGGGTACATCGAGTCACGGGTGGGGCGGGTCGCTGAGCGCGCCGAGGTGATCGCCTCCGCTGACGTCCTGCTGCTGCCGAAGCCTCAGGCGGCGGACGTCGCCGCGATCCCGGAGGGCCGCGTCCTGTGGGGATGGCCCCACTGCGTGCAGGACGCGCAGATGACCCAGACCGCGATCGATCGCCGGCTCACCCTCATCGCCTTCGAAGCCATGAACCACTGGACCCGTCGGGGAGATTTCAGCCTGCATGTGCTGCACAAGAACAACGAGCTCGCCGGATACTGCTCCGTGCTGCATGCGCTCAGCCTCAGAGGATCCACCGGTGACTACGGGCCGCGACTCAGCGCCGTCGTGATCGGTTTCGGGGCCACGGCCCGAGGAGCGGTCACCGCCCTGAAGGCACAGGGGATCCATGGCATCCAAGTCCTCACCCAGCGTGGGGTCTCGGCTGTCGGCTCCCCGATCCACAGCGCACACATCACCCAGCTGAACACCGGCGACGGCCCGGTCCACCTCAGCACGGTGCTCACCGCGGACGGCGATGTCCTGCTCCCGGACTTCCTGGCCTCGCACGACATCGTCGTCAACTGCACGCTCCAGGACGTGGCGGCACCCCTGACGTACCTGCGGACCCAGGATCTGGAGAGGTTCCCCGCAGGGAGACTGATCATCGATGTCTCGTGCGACGAGGGGATGGGCTTCGAATGGGCCAGGCCCACGGAGTTCGAGGATCCGATGTTCACCGTCGGGCAGGGCGTGAACTACTACGCCGTGGACCACAGCCCGTCCTATCTGTGGAACTCGGCCACCTGGGAGATCAGCGAAGCCCTCCTGCCGTTCCTTCGCACGGTGATCGAGGGACCGCCCGCCTGGATGGCGGATCAGACGATCTCCCGTGCGATCGAGATCCACGATGGCGAGGTCAGGAATCCGAGCATCCTGGCGTTCCAGGGCCGGGACTCCGCGTACCCCCACCCGCGGACCGCTGAGCTGTCCTGA
- a CDS encoding sulfurtransferase → MEAVLNIAAYLFTRITDREQLRPVLRDRAETAGLKGTILLAEEGINMFLAGDADAVRGYVDELRDDPRFAALTTTESWSAEQPFRKMLVKLKREIIRMDHPTIRPTEERAPAVAPRTLKRWLDQGHDDDGRDILMLDTRNAFEVDYGTFEGALDWRITRFTHFPDAASAHREELEGKTVVSFCTGGIRCEKAAIYLREAGIDALQLEGGILGYFEQIGQDHYDGECFVFDEREALAPDLTPRAVIAS, encoded by the coding sequence GTGGAAGCCGTCCTCAACATCGCCGCGTATCTGTTCACTCGGATCACCGACCGTGAGCAGCTGCGCCCCGTGCTGCGCGACCGGGCGGAGACAGCGGGGCTGAAGGGCACGATCCTCCTCGCGGAGGAGGGCATCAACATGTTCCTCGCCGGTGATGCCGACGCAGTGCGCGGGTACGTCGACGAGCTGCGTGATGACCCCCGCTTCGCCGCTCTGACGACGACGGAGAGCTGGTCGGCCGAGCAGCCGTTCCGCAAGATGCTCGTCAAGCTCAAGCGCGAGATCATCCGCATGGATCACCCGACGATCCGCCCTACCGAGGAACGTGCGCCGGCGGTGGCGCCGCGCACTCTCAAGCGCTGGCTCGATCAGGGACACGATGACGACGGCCGTGACATCCTCATGCTCGACACCCGCAATGCGTTCGAGGTCGACTACGGCACCTTCGAGGGCGCGCTCGATTGGCGCATCACGCGGTTCACGCACTTTCCGGATGCGGCATCCGCTCATCGCGAAGAGCTCGAGGGCAAGACCGTCGTGAGCTTCTGCACCGGTGGGATCCGCTGTGAGAAGGCCGCGATCTACCTGCGCGAAGCGGGCATCGATGCGCTCCAGCTCGAGGGCGGCATCCTCGGCTACTTCGAGCAGATCGGTCAGGACCACTACGACGGGGAGTGCTTCGTCTTCGATGAGCGCGAGGCGCTTGCGCCCGACCTCACGCCGCGGGCCGTCATCGCGTCGTAG
- a CDS encoding YtoQ family protein: MSFSVYLSGEIHTAWRDEIQRGAEAAGLDVVFSAPVTDHPASDAAGDHLGANDSSFWRDHQSSKVNAIRTRTLIEKSDLVVVRFGDKYKQWNAAFDAGYCAALGTPYITLHDADIVHPLKEVDAEAQAWCTTTEQVVETLRYVLEA; this comes from the coding sequence ATGAGTTTTTCCGTCTATCTTTCCGGTGAGATCCACACCGCATGGCGTGACGAGATCCAGCGCGGTGCGGAGGCCGCCGGGCTGGACGTGGTCTTCTCCGCGCCGGTGACCGACCACCCCGCGAGCGACGCCGCCGGCGACCACCTGGGGGCGAACGACAGCTCGTTCTGGCGCGATCATCAGTCCTCGAAGGTCAATGCCATCCGCACCCGCACCCTGATCGAGAAGAGCGACCTGGTGGTGGTGCGCTTCGGGGACAAGTACAAGCAGTGGAACGCCGCCTTCGACGCCGGCTACTGCGCGGCGCTGGGCACGCCCTACATCACCCTCCACGACGCGGACATCGTCCACCCGCTCAAGGAGGTCGACGCCGAGGCCCAGGCCTGGTGCACGACCACGGAACAGGTGGTGGAGACGCTGAGGTACGTGCTCGAAGCCTGA
- a CDS encoding DUF6069 family protein translates to MHHPSTSTTTSPARSRTSDAALRIRVPVATGTLAAAALAGLLVWTLAVPVGDLSLELADGRTVGPGAVVLAAVAGGAAAWLLLALLARTRRGRARWAMIAVVVLLLSLGSPALAGASGGALPVLLLMHLLVGGMLILGLRRSAVPRAAGGRTVSTEAP, encoded by the coding sequence ATGCATCATCCCTCCACCTCCACGACCACCTCGCCCGCACGGTCGCGGACCTCCGACGCCGCTCTCCGGATCCGCGTGCCGGTCGCCACCGGCACCCTCGCCGCGGCGGCGCTCGCCGGGCTGCTGGTGTGGACCCTCGCCGTCCCCGTCGGTGATCTCTCCCTCGAGCTCGCGGACGGTCGGACGGTCGGCCCGGGCGCGGTCGTTCTCGCCGCAGTGGCGGGCGGTGCCGCGGCGTGGCTGCTGCTGGCGCTGCTGGCCCGCACTCGGCGCGGCCGTGCCCGGTGGGCCATGATCGCGGTCGTGGTGCTGCTGCTGTCCCTGGGCTCTCCCGCCCTCGCGGGAGCCTCCGGGGGAGCGCTGCCGGTGCTCCTGCTGATGCATCTGCTCGTCGGCGGCATGCTGATCCTGGGGCTCCGTCGCAGCGCCGTGCCGCGAGCGGCCGGCGGGCGCACGGTGAGCACGGAGGCCCCATGA
- a CDS encoding sensor histidine kinase, translating into MSTVARSAPPPDCEEAAPPRVARLSGRWYAVAWTPVLLLVPVVAAAQRFDVLQLLAVLLLGAVHVTTAIIGRRAGARRLAEALVAVSVLMVIAYQLLWDEHQVFLYPLLALTMAVGVRRRLAPGLISGIALSGAVAAGLTSARLADALVFAIITYMAGFSAVLIDSLSQSTVELAAARERLARSAVAEERARFSRDLHDLLGHTLSVIVVKAQAVRRFAATDPGLTAEHARGIEEIGRNALEEVREAVAGYREEVLADELDSARSTLSDAGVRTEIRGTGTVLPPQIDRLFAWTVREGVTNILRHAPARSCAILVELANGVATIEIIDDGRPGGPAAEGAAAPTGSGLAGLRERAERLGGVLAADHEAGGFRLGVSVPVTETRSGP; encoded by the coding sequence ATGAGCACCGTCGCACGATCCGCACCGCCCCCGGACTGCGAGGAGGCCGCCCCGCCCCGCGTCGCCCGCCTGTCCGGCCGCTGGTACGCCGTGGCGTGGACCCCGGTGCTGCTGCTGGTGCCGGTGGTCGCGGCCGCACAGCGCTTCGACGTGCTGCAGCTGCTGGCCGTGCTCCTGCTCGGTGCCGTGCACGTCACGACCGCGATCATCGGCCGACGGGCCGGTGCGCGGAGGCTCGCGGAGGCGCTCGTGGCCGTCTCGGTGCTGATGGTGATCGCCTATCAGCTGCTCTGGGACGAGCATCAGGTCTTCCTCTACCCGCTGCTCGCCCTGACCATGGCCGTCGGGGTGCGCCGCCGCCTCGCCCCGGGACTGATCAGCGGGATCGCGCTCAGCGGTGCGGTCGCCGCGGGGCTGACCAGCGCACGCCTCGCGGACGCGCTGGTCTTCGCCATCATCACGTACATGGCCGGTTTCAGTGCGGTCCTCATCGACTCGCTGAGCCAGAGCACGGTGGAGCTCGCTGCGGCCCGGGAACGTCTGGCCCGCTCCGCCGTGGCTGAGGAGCGCGCGCGGTTCTCGCGCGATCTGCATGACCTGCTGGGCCACACCCTCTCGGTGATCGTGGTGAAGGCACAGGCGGTGCGACGCTTCGCGGCGACCGATCCAGGCTTGACCGCCGAGCATGCCCGCGGGATCGAGGAGATCGGCCGGAACGCGCTGGAGGAGGTGCGCGAGGCCGTGGCCGGCTACCGCGAAGAGGTGCTGGCCGACGAGCTCGACTCCGCGCGCAGCACGCTGAGTGATGCCGGCGTGCGGACCGAGATCCGCGGCACGGGAACGGTGCTGCCGCCGCAGATCGACCGTCTCTTCGCCTGGACCGTGCGGGAGGGGGTCACGAACATCCTGCGTCATGCCCCGGCGCGCAGCTGCGCGATCCTCGTCGAGCTCGCGAACGGCGTCGCCACGATCGAGATCATCGACGACGGTCGGCCCGGAGGGCCGGCCGCCGAGGGCGCCGCAGCCCCGACGGGCTCCGGTCTCGCCGGGCTGCGGGAGCGCGCGGAGCGACTCGGCGGCGTGCTGGCCGCCGACCATGAGGCAGGCGGCTTCCGGCTCGGCGTGAGCGTGCCGGTGACGGAGACGAGGAGCGGGCCGTGA
- a CDS encoding response regulator transcription factor has translation MITVMIAEDQTMMRSALVSLLGLEPDLRVIGEVDRGDEVGAAVAARRPDVLLLDIELPGRSGLDVLEEVQAVSPATAVVIVTTFGRPGYLRRAMDAGARGFFVKDRPVEELADAIRTIAAGETVVDPSLAARALRSGPSPLTAREREVLAAADGGAPISELATTLHLSPSTVRNYLSSAIGKTGARNRAEALRTAREAGWL, from the coding sequence ATCATCACCGTGATGATCGCCGAGGACCAGACCATGATGCGGTCGGCGCTGGTGAGCCTGCTCGGGCTGGAACCGGATCTGCGCGTGATCGGCGAGGTCGATCGCGGGGACGAGGTGGGTGCCGCGGTCGCCGCCCGTCGACCGGACGTCCTCCTGCTGGACATCGAGCTGCCCGGCCGCAGCGGCCTGGATGTGCTCGAGGAGGTGCAGGCGGTGAGCCCGGCGACCGCAGTCGTCATCGTCACGACCTTCGGCCGCCCCGGATACCTGCGCCGCGCCATGGACGCCGGCGCTCGCGGCTTCTTCGTCAAGGACCGCCCGGTCGAGGAGCTCGCCGACGCGATCCGCACGATCGCGGCAGGGGAGACCGTGGTCGATCCGAGCCTGGCGGCGCGGGCACTGCGATCCGGGCCCAGCCCGCTCACCGCCCGGGAGCGCGAGGTGCTGGCCGCCGCGGACGGCGGGGCCCCGATCTCCGAGCTCGCCACGACCCTCCACCTCTCGCCGAGCACGGTGCGCAACTACCTCTCCAGCGCGATCGGGAAGACCGGCGCCCGCAACCGGGCCGAGGCGCTGCGCACCGCTCGCGAGGCGGGCTGGCTGTGA
- a CDS encoding zinc-binding dehydrogenase has translation MVNGATGGIGSAAVQQLAAMGVAVTAVCAGEHAELVRSLGAAQIVDYRAEDFTRLPDRFDAVVDAVGKSSFGRCRDLLRPDGVYVSSELGPGGQNLPLSLLGTVRRGRRRVVFPFPEDDQAVVEEIRTHLADGTFGPLVDRSYPLEEIVAAYRYVETGQKIGNVLITVGATGPESG, from the coding sequence CTGGTCAACGGGGCCACAGGCGGGATCGGCTCCGCCGCGGTGCAGCAGCTCGCCGCGATGGGGGTGGCCGTGACCGCGGTGTGCGCCGGGGAGCATGCCGAGCTGGTGCGTTCGCTCGGTGCCGCGCAGATCGTGGACTACCGCGCCGAGGACTTCACCCGATTGCCTGACCGCTTCGATGCCGTGGTCGACGCCGTCGGGAAGTCCTCCTTCGGCCGATGCCGGGACCTGCTGCGGCCGGACGGGGTCTACGTCTCCTCCGAGCTGGGGCCCGGTGGGCAGAATCTGCCGCTGTCCCTGCTGGGAACGGTGCGTCGCGGCCGACGGCGTGTGGTCTTCCCGTTCCCGGAGGACGACCAGGCAGTGGTCGAGGAGATCCGCACGCACCTCGCCGATGGCACGTTCGGACCGCTCGTCGATCGCAGCTATCCGCTGGAGGAGATCGTCGCGGCATACCGGTACGTCGAGACCGGGCAGAAGATCGGCAACGTGCTGATCACCGTGGGCGCCACCGGACCGGAGAGCGGCTGA
- a CDS encoding alpha-L-fucosidase, with the protein MTDEGAAVATAVQQSALDLQRRQAWTDARFGVMVHWGISAIPAGVWKGRRVEGLTEWIQYRARIPLAEYRKLAEDFNPTNFDAREWVRMAAEAGAKYFVYTAKHHDGFAIYHSQVSDYNIVDATPFDRDPLAELAEACAEHGIMLGVYYSQMIDWEDPDAVGPQHNDVDFDPATGDFHSYWRRKAAPQLREILTRYGDIGLMWFDMPSGIPEDCAQEAFDLVRELQPGAVINSRLGGGVAPDYTSMDDNYFNNLLPERDWETAATTNDSWAFAERGAGWKPVEGLCEALAYTVSRGGNLLLNVGPDATGAIPAQAREQYAGIGEWMQRAAPGIRGAGRPPFPGGFAWGYATARGTSLYLHVADRRATTLDLPGLTAGPEAVRDLATGSPVPFTTSEPEGLGRVVSLELAAPTDELPRTIELQFAAAPETTGGLIQTPGADLRLDIWAAESGEDGSRRWEFTMATPGDYRVVLLTKETFSNSDPQWWADGLTGTLVTDQARQSFTLRRDGEEPYPIVHYWKIIRSEIGQLHVAASGTQELVLEDLPVVDSKWDRSGANVVALRLERTDGERDDESAE; encoded by the coding sequence GTGACCGACGAGGGAGCCGCCGTCGCCACCGCGGTGCAGCAGAGCGCGCTGGATCTTCAGCGGCGTCAGGCCTGGACCGATGCCCGCTTCGGCGTCATGGTGCACTGGGGAATCTCCGCGATCCCCGCCGGTGTCTGGAAGGGACGGCGTGTGGAGGGACTGACCGAGTGGATCCAGTACCGGGCGAGGATCCCCCTGGCCGAGTACCGGAAGCTGGCAGAGGACTTCAACCCCACGAACTTCGATGCTCGCGAATGGGTGCGCATGGCCGCGGAGGCCGGTGCCAAGTACTTCGTGTACACGGCCAAGCACCATGACGGCTTCGCCATCTACCACTCCCAGGTCTCCGACTACAACATCGTCGACGCCACCCCCTTCGACCGCGACCCGCTGGCCGAACTGGCCGAGGCCTGCGCCGAGCACGGGATCATGCTCGGCGTCTACTACTCCCAGATGATCGACTGGGAGGACCCGGATGCCGTGGGCCCGCAGCACAACGACGTGGACTTCGATCCGGCGACCGGGGACTTCCACTCCTACTGGCGGCGCAAGGCCGCCCCGCAGCTGCGGGAGATCCTCACCCGCTACGGCGACATCGGACTGATGTGGTTCGACATGCCCAGCGGCATCCCGGAGGACTGTGCGCAGGAGGCCTTCGACCTGGTCCGGGAGCTGCAGCCCGGCGCCGTGATCAACAGCCGGCTCGGAGGTGGGGTCGCCCCCGACTACACCTCCATGGATGACAACTACTTCAACAACCTGCTCCCGGAACGGGACTGGGAGACGGCGGCGACCACCAATGACAGCTGGGCCTTCGCCGAGCGGGGAGCCGGTTGGAAGCCCGTGGAGGGACTGTGCGAGGCCCTGGCCTATACGGTCAGCCGCGGGGGGAACCTGCTGCTGAACGTCGGCCCCGATGCGACCGGCGCGATCCCGGCCCAGGCACGGGAGCAGTATGCGGGCATCGGCGAGTGGATGCAGCGGGCCGCTCCCGGGATCCGCGGAGCGGGCCGCCCGCCCTTCCCCGGGGGCTTCGCATGGGGCTACGCCACCGCGCGCGGCACCTCGCTCTATCTGCATGTGGCCGATCGCCGCGCGACCACGCTGGATCTGCCCGGGCTCACGGCCGGCCCCGAGGCGGTCCGGGACCTGGCCACCGGCAGCCCGGTGCCGTTCACGACCTCCGAGCCGGAGGGCCTGGGCCGAGTGGTCAGCCTGGAGCTGGCCGCGCCGACCGATGAGCTGCCTCGGACGATCGAGCTGCAGTTCGCGGCCGCGCCGGAGACCACCGGCGGTCTCATCCAGACCCCGGGTGCCGACCTGCGGCTGGATATCTGGGCGGCCGAGAGCGGTGAGGACGGATCCCGGCGGTGGGAGTTCACCATGGCCACCCCCGGCGACTACCGCGTGGTCCTCCTGACCAAGGAGACCTTCAGCAACTCCGATCCCCAGTGGTGGGCTGACGGGCTCACCGGGACTCTCGTCACCGACCAGGCGCGGCAGTCGTTCACCCTGCGCCGGGACGGGGAGGAGCCGTACCCGATCGTCCATTACTGGAAGATCATCCGCAGCGAGATCGGCCAGCTGCATGTTGCCGCCTCCGGGACGCAGGAGCTGGTGCTGGAGGACCTGCCCGTGGTCGATTCGAAGTGGGACAGGAGCGGAGCGAATGTCGTCGCCCTCCGGCTGGAGCGGACCGATGGCGAGCGTGACGACGAGTCGGCCGAGTAG
- a CDS encoding PspC domain-containing protein — translation MNSIFDSLRSTGIRRGPQRLAAGIGGGLARRFGLNLWLARALLLASFLLPVLGVGAYLVAWVLTPWQDGSIPLERVLGGRHGPA, via the coding sequence ATGAACTCGATCTTCGACTCACTCCGCTCCACCGGGATCCGCCGCGGGCCCCAGCGCCTCGCCGCAGGCATCGGAGGCGGTCTCGCCCGCCGATTCGGCCTCAACCTGTGGCTCGCCCGCGCGCTGCTCCTCGCCTCGTTCCTGCTGCCGGTGCTCGGCGTCGGGGCCTACCTCGTGGCGTGGGTGCTGACGCCCTGGCAGGACGGCAGCATCCCCCTGGAGCGGGTGCTGGGCGGCAGGCACGGCCCCGCCTGA